ATGGACTGCCAATGTGGAAACTGCAGATGCCTATTTAATAGGGGACTATTCTTTTTTTGACAGCCAGCCCATCACCTTTAAAGCCTATCCTAAAAACCATCAGCTTTTAGGAAGTCTTTCCGGTACTACAACAGTAAACCGGCTGATTGCCATTTCGGAAGGCTGGTACACCATTAGTGAAAAAGAGGGAAAGCTTTACTTTAACGACCTGCGTTTCGGACTACTGAATCCGGATGAAAACAATCCGCAATTTGCCTTTAGTTACGAACTGTTACCGGAAAACGGAGCATTAACCGTTAGGGAAGTGCCCAAAAGTAAAAAAGACGGTATGCTTTTACTGCAAAAGTTATGGAATAGGATAGGAGGCAATTAAAGATATCCTATTTTTTCTTAACTTGTTTTCTGTAAATAGTCAGGAAAGAAACAGCCGATGAAAAAAATCACACATCATTACGGTATTGGATTGGACTGGGTGGAATCGCTTGCGAAGCAGCTGGAAGGGAAAGTAGAAGGCAATTTTATGATAATTCCGGAGCATATTCACACGGGACAGCGTTACTTCCTGAATTGCGGTCCCGGAATAACAGCACTCTATATTGATGTGGTGTACCATACGGAAATCCATTTCCGCCAACAAAACCTGACCGATGATTTTATCGGGATGTATTACAACCTTACGGAAGGTGAAGCTGTACTGCTTTCCGATGATATTGCCAATCCTATCGGGCGTTGGAATTACAACCTGGCCATCGTTGACGGAGCGCTCTATTCCGATTATATTGTAAAAGAAAACAGCCATACTTTTGCCCTTTGTATTTTTATTAAAAAGAGCCTGATAAAAGAATACATTAAAGACAATCCTTCTTTGCGGGAACATGTCGATACAATAATGGATACCGAAAAAAATACCATTATCCGGTTTACCCGAATGAGCAGTGAAAGTTACCACCTTCTGAACGACTTGCGCAATCAGCAGCTCGAAAGCCTTTCGTTTCCGTATTATCTGCAGGGAACCATTCAAAGCCTTTTGGCCGATTATATTGAGAAAATGACCATCAGCGATATTGTGATCGAAAAAGTAAATGAGGACGACCTGAACGGTATTATAAAATCACAGTCTTTCCTGATTGAAAATTTAGACAGTGTATTTCCGGGAATTGAACTGCTGGCAGCACAGGTTAACATGTCGGAATCCAAATACAAGAACCTTTTTAAAAAGATAACCGGGATTCCGCCCAATACGTTTTTCCTGAATAATAAGCTTTTAAAATCAAGAGCACTGCTGCAGGAAAAGGAACTGACAATTGCGCAGATTGCCGATGCGCTGCATTTTGCCAACAGTTCCTATTTTATCTCAAAATTCAGGGACTTTTTCGGAATGTCGCCCAAAGAATATTCGAAACAACTCTATTCATGAAAGAAATTAACCATACCTATTCCCTGAAACCGGATTGGCAGTTCGCTATTGCGGCACAAATAGGCGCGCCGTTAATTGACAATAAATGGATTGTACAGCCGGAAAATTTAGGAGCAGGCGGAAGCTATTTCCTGGAAGTGGCTCCGGGTTTATCGGTAGTGGTACTGGATCTGGTATTCAACCAGCCGGTCCGGATTCGGAGGGATCGTTCGGAAGAAGACTTTTATATCATTCATTACGACTTTAGCGATGAAATGAATGTGATGAAAATCAACGACGAAAAACATAAAATCGGGTACCGGTCTATTTTGGGACTGGGAGTTATTGATAACAGGATCAGCAATGTTTTTGAACCGGTTGTCGGAGAACGCGTTTTTGCAATTCGTTTGCTGGTGGCTAAAAAAATATTGGATTTTCCAATGAAAAGCGGAACCGGTAAAGGAAAAAAGAATCCGGAAAAGACCCTGTATTTTTACGACCATGTAGACAGTAAAAGCAAAGTCATCATGCACCGCATCAAAAATAAAACCTTTTCCGATCCGGCTTACGATCTGTACCTGAGAGGAGTGGCCTTTAAATTGCTGGCCAAGTTTATGGACCGTTATGCCAATCTGAAAACGATTAACCGGATAACGGAAAGTGATATAAAAGCCCTGTCGGTAACCAAAGAATATTTAATGAATAATGTACTCGAACCATTTCCGGGGCTTGATTTTTTATCGGATATGGCAGGAATGTCCGTCTCAAAATATAAAGCGCTATTTAAAGAAGTCTATCTTGATGCTCCGAATAAGTTTTATATCCGGGAAAAAATGCTGCTGGCACAGGAATTACTGAAAAGCGGCGCTCATACTACTTTATCGGCGGTGATGCTCACATTAGGCTACAACCGACTGAATTATTTTGCTGCACAATACCACCGTTATACCGGTAATCATCCGTCTGATGATCTTAAAAAAGAATAAGAGTAAAGATATTTTGTTATTTTAAAACGGTATTTTGTCTTATTGTGTGATTTTTATAACTTTTTAGTGCAGTTTTTGCCAGGTGTTTGTACCAATTTTGCAGCGTCGATAACTGACGTTAAAAAGAAAGTATATGAAACACACGGTATTAAAAGGACTGCATATAGTGATGGTTTTATTTGTTGTACTGAAAAACCTGTGGTCTGGTATGGCAATAATGACGGAAGATACTGCCACAGCATCATTTTTTCTGGAATTGGGCTTTTCGAATGATGGGATTATGATGTTAGGGATGCTGGCGGTTGCCTGTGCCGGTTTAATACTGATACCGCAAACCTATATAATCGGGAACCTGATAACGGCTTCGATGACCTTTCTGATCATCTGTTTTAACCTGCTGGAAGAAAATCTCTGGGAAGCCATTACAGAAGTTCCTTTCTTATTACTTATCGTGGTCATGGTAAGGCTCAACCACCCCTATATAAACCGGTATCAATGGATAGATGTTATGTTTGAGAGGGATAGCTGATTCCGGAACTAAAATCGATTTTACCAATACTGAAATCGAAACAATCCATTTTATCGTATAGCGTTTTAGCACCGGAATTTGTATTTTTGAGCATCCTAAAAAGTAAGCCATGAAAATTGTAATATCACCAGCCAAATCATTAGATTTTGAAACGCAGTTACCCACAAAACAATATACCGAAGGAAATTTTTTAAAAGAAGCCAATACGGTTCATAAAGTACTGAAGAAAAAGAAACCGAAAGAACTTTCGGAATTGATGGCTATTTCTGAAAAATTAGCCGATTTAAACTGGCAGCGCAATCAGGAATGGGCAACCCCGTTTACACCCGAAAATGCCCGTCCGGCGGTATATGCTTTTAATGGTGATGTTTATATCGGACTGGATGCTTATTCGCTTCCGGAGGAAAAACTGGAAGTATTGCAGGACAAACTCAGGATTCTGTCCGGCTTATACGGTTTATTGAAACCATTGGACCTGATCCAGCCATACCGACTGGAAATGGGAACCAGACTGCCAATAGGAAAAAGCAAAGATTTGTATGAATTCTGGAAAACAAAGCTTACCAAAGCCTTGAATGCCGAGCTGAAAAAAGACGAATTATTCATCAATCTGGCGAGTAACGAATACTTTTCTGCCATCGACAAAAAAGCCTTGAAAGTACCGGTGATCACTCCGGAGTTTAAAGACTATAAAGACGGCAAACTTAAAATGATCAGCTTCTTTGCCAAAAAGGCGAGAGGAATGATGGTGCGTTATATTATTGAAACCAATGCCGAAACCATTGAAGACCTGAAAGGCTTTAATTATGAAGGATATCAATATGATGCGAACCTGAGCAAAGGGCATACCCTGGTTTTTACACGTTAATATTAAATCGGTATAAATTAGGTACTTGTAAGTGATTTAAACAGAATTTTCGTAAATTTAGTCAACCAAAACTATGTCCCTATGAAAAAACTATCATTTACCCTGGCTATGGCCTTGGTTTTAGTACTTGGAGCGTGTACCGCAACGAAAAAGGCGACTGCTTACGATAAAATGACCGGTAACAGCTGGCAGCTGGAATATATAACCGGCGTCAGAATTGCTTTTGAAGGCCTGTATCCGGAACAAAAGCCGCAGCTTTCATTTAATCAAAAAACACAGGAAGTAAACGGAAATACTAGCTGTAACCCGTTTTCGACAAACTATACGGCTAAAGATCCTGATTTTATTAAAATTGAAGCACCCAAAGCGATGACCATGCGTTTCTGTGAAGGAGAAGGAGAAAAACGCTTTTTGGACATGCTGCAAAAAATAAACAAATACGATGTCACACCAGACGGAAAACTGGTTTTACTGATGGATGATATTGTAGCGATGCGATTTATAAAAAAAATAGACTAATTGTAAAGGAGAGCAGGTATGAAAAGCAGATTAATCCTCTTAGCATTAGTAGCGATAGCAGCAACAGGCTGTAAAAAAGAGGCAACCAGAGAAAAAATTGAAGATAAAGATATTTCAATGGTTCCGACTGTCCAGGAAGATTGTTATGCCTATAAAAAAGACGGCAATACAATTTATATGCGCCTTAAAAAAGACAATACAACTACAGTTAAAGGCGATCTGGAATATGCATTTAGTGAAAAAGATGCCAATAAAGGAACTTTTGTAGGAACCGTTAAAGGCGATACCTTAATTGCCATGTATACCTTCACTTCGGAAGGTGTGGAAAGTAAAAGAGAAGTCGCTTTTCTGATAAAGGATAAAACCTTAATTGAAGGATATGGAGAAGTGGAAGAGCATGACAGCGCTGTAGCTTTTAAAAACAGGTCTAAATTAGTATTCAATTCGAATATGCCGCTCACAAAAGTGGACTGTAAGAAATAAAAGAACCCCGTTTTAAAACGGGGTTCTTTTTTTATAAATGTTCATTCTGGATTAATGCATATAAAAATACTCCTCATAATCGCGGAGTGTTTCACGGGTCATTTTGCGCTGGTCGCGTGATAATTCCCGCAAAGCTTCGACACCTTTTTTAG
This region of Flavobacterium inviolabile genomic DNA includes:
- a CDS encoding helix-turn-helix domain-containing protein, whose protein sequence is MKKITHHYGIGLDWVESLAKQLEGKVEGNFMIIPEHIHTGQRYFLNCGPGITALYIDVVYHTEIHFRQQNLTDDFIGMYYNLTEGEAVLLSDDIANPIGRWNYNLAIVDGALYSDYIVKENSHTFALCIFIKKSLIKEYIKDNPSLREHVDTIMDTEKNTIIRFTRMSSESYHLLNDLRNQQLESLSFPYYLQGTIQSLLADYIEKMTISDIVIEKVNEDDLNGIIKSQSFLIENLDSVFPGIELLAAQVNMSESKYKNLFKKITGIPPNTFFLNNKLLKSRALLQEKELTIAQIADALHFANSSYFISKFRDFFGMSPKEYSKQLYS
- a CDS encoding helix-turn-helix domain-containing protein, yielding MKEINHTYSLKPDWQFAIAAQIGAPLIDNKWIVQPENLGAGGSYFLEVAPGLSVVVLDLVFNQPVRIRRDRSEEDFYIIHYDFSDEMNVMKINDEKHKIGYRSILGLGVIDNRISNVFEPVVGERVFAIRLLVAKKILDFPMKSGTGKGKKNPEKTLYFYDHVDSKSKVIMHRIKNKTFSDPAYDLYLRGVAFKLLAKFMDRYANLKTINRITESDIKALSVTKEYLMNNVLEPFPGLDFLSDMAGMSVSKYKALFKEVYLDAPNKFYIREKMLLAQELLKSGAHTTLSAVMLTLGYNRLNYFAAQYHRYTGNHPSDDLKKE
- the yaaA gene encoding peroxide stress protein YaaA → MKIVISPAKSLDFETQLPTKQYTEGNFLKEANTVHKVLKKKKPKELSELMAISEKLADLNWQRNQEWATPFTPENARPAVYAFNGDVYIGLDAYSLPEEKLEVLQDKLRILSGLYGLLKPLDLIQPYRLEMGTRLPIGKSKDLYEFWKTKLTKALNAELKKDELFINLASNEYFSAIDKKALKVPVITPEFKDYKDGKLKMISFFAKKARGMMVRYIIETNAETIEDLKGFNYEGYQYDANLSKGHTLVFTR
- a CDS encoding META domain-containing protein, which codes for MKKLSFTLAMALVLVLGACTATKKATAYDKMTGNSWQLEYITGVRIAFEGLYPEQKPQLSFNQKTQEVNGNTSCNPFSTNYTAKDPDFIKIEAPKAMTMRFCEGEGEKRFLDMLQKINKYDVTPDGKLVLLMDDIVAMRFIKKID